The window caccaacagttgtctccttctcgcccagcgtcttactgatggttttgtagcccattccagccttgtgcaggtgtatgatcttgtccctgacatccttagacagctccttgctcttggccattttgtagaggttagagtctgactgattcactgagtctgtggacaggtgtctttcatacaggtgaccattgccgacagctgtctgtcatgcaggtaacgagttgatttggagcatctacctggtctgtaggggccagatctcttactggttggtgggggatcaaatacttatttccctctgcagaatgcaaataaattcatatactttccacaatgtgattttccggatttaatttgtgatgtgctatctctcactgttaccaataacctacccttcaattatgggctgctcatgtctttgtcagtgggcaaacttacaaaatcagcaagggatcaaatacttatttccaccactgtatatatttttaaccTTCACAtcttacaggtttttttttttgtcagctaAACGGATCACTGGGGGGTAATATATACCTAGTGATTGGCTCTTATGAATAAGAATCCTGTGACATGCAAGGTCTAtgtaccttttatttattttacttctaAACTAGAATTTCCGTTGATTGTAATCTTGAATCccaaattgtggacttgagtatgatTTTTCATTTAATATTTTCTTCTTGTTTTATTTAATACCTATATAATGTTAAAATGCGTAATTATACTTTTTCTGTACAAATTTCTGCTTGACTAATTTTGAAATTATtgataaataatatttaaaaaatattttaccactaaccggttaagtagcGGCTCTACCCAAACTCTGTCCACAGACCACCCCTTGGCTAGCCTCTCCATCCtggttaaactgctttgaatattgggtccaacATGTTTAGGTaggcctaaactaaatggataGCAGTAGCTGCAGTGATCACATTACACATACATTCAGCCTTGCTAACTATACATATTAATTTAAACACGGGTGCTGGTCTTTTAATTAACATGCACTCAATATTGGGCCCAAAATTAAAAGGGCCATCTGAAGTCCACTGGAAGCCAGAGTTTGGACCATAAAATTGGAGGAATATGAACATAACATCCTGATGATTAACCCAATGAAGGAGGTGTAACTGGCCAAAGACTTTTTGTACCATCCTTGATCTTTGAAACTCGAGAGATAAAGTCCAAGCCAAGTAAACATCTAAATCCCTCTTTCAGCTCTCACAGGAATGAGTACCATCCAAAACAAACTGCAGCCTCCATACCTTTAAAAATAAACTCAGCTTCCTGGCAATTGTGATATAGCCATTCAATGAAACACCGCTCTTTCAGAGATAGATTGTGGTGGCTCTCCTCAAAATCCCATAGGAGAATGTCATGGAAATCCATGTCCTCCTCATTCACAAGATCAGTATGTTCTGTGTTCTTAGACATGGCCATGAGGAAGATGGACTTCACCAGCATGCTGTCAATTTCCCACACCTTAGCCCAGGTCTGTCGGCTGGCGGCCCTCCTCTGAAAGGACTTTGGATGAGATTTGATGGCCAAGAGAaggagtggctttccccaggacTGCTTACAAATACCAGCCTGGTCAATGACAAGAGAGCAGTGGTAGCTCTGAAGGTAAGGGAACTCCAGCTGATACTGGCTCAAGTTCATCTGGTAGGTAAAGTTGCTGTCAGTCAAGGTGATGGATTGTCGGACCATTGAATGATTTGCTCTTAAAGCCAAATACAGCTCTTTTGATTCTCTCCAGGACTTGTAGCTGGAATTCTTAGATCTGGTGTCCAGTATTGCCTGTTTGATACTCTCCTGATCAGGATAAAGCTCTTTGTATTCACTCCAGGCCATTAGAGAGGTTATGCAGAACAAGACTGCCAGGATGAAGAACATGGAGAGAAATAGAACATTCTTAATGAGGATCAATCTGCCCCTTCTCATGGTTCTGATTtctgagagaggagaaaaaataaAGACAAGGGCCATCTATAAGAAATATAAATGGTTAGCAAGCTTCTCCTCGCTGTCACCATCCCCACTCCTGACTTTAAGCAGAATGAAGAAAGCAAGCAATGAAGAAGGGAAAGACAGGTATGaaatgaaggagtagcctagtggttagagcactgaactAACAGTGAAGAAAGCCTGGTACaaaacccactgctgctccttgtgatctttttacttaactctccattacctcaggtaaaaatgtaaattgtaatctCGCTAGTGACGGGGTTATACCtggaatgtagctcaccttgagctcctACTGAAAAGTTGCCAGTTAAATTGAAATGAACAAGCACTCAGCCCTTCTATCCAAGGTCTAGTAGGTATTTTGTGTTCTCTCCTCCATCTCAACTGAAACAAAGAAACTTCTGTATTTTGGGAATGATGAAAAAGAAACAGCTTTCCAGACCAGGTTCTCTCTTCACTTTCCCACAATCAGTGGTGCATGGTGGTACATGGATGCAACCAAACACACAGGAGTCCAGGGTAGGAGAAAATGAGACTCTTTGAACTACAgttgggcagggatggggagaggaagacAGAGGATGGAAGAGGGAGTTACAAGCCCTCAGCCTGTTACTGCTACTTTCTCATATCCTTGCTGATACCTCAAATTCCCCAGTCCCTTTCCTGTTGAACCTATAAAGAAGATTCCTGGGCATGAGGGTGGTGGGTTTTCTGGAGACATCTGAGAAATGGTTCCAGACCCTCCCTTCCTATTCTCTGAAGGCTACctgggaaggggagaaaagaaTAGTAGGAGAGGTGTTAGATTAGTGCAGGAGCAGTGGATCACCTTTTTGGTTAGTGAGGAATATCAAACCAATGCCTACACTGGAAGCTCTCAAGTTACTGATACTGTGTGGGGCAAAATGTTGATCAGACCATGGCCCGGTGACCCACCCCTTTCTACTGACTATGAATTAGGGAGAGAGTGACTTTTTATTGATCTGCTCTGCTCTGTCCACTCCAACTTTACCCCATTCCCTCTTGTTCCCTACAGTATAGAATGGGGGGGCTGGGTTGGGGGCTGGATTAAAAGAGAAGAGTGGCTGTTCTCTACTCTTCTCTGTCCTGAGAACAACAGGAGAAACAGTAGTTAAAACAACAAGATATTTAAATATTGTATATCGTGCCACCCCACCATAAATGCGACCTGTTCAGATACAATACAGATCAGTTTCAGAATCTGGAAatcatattttaaaattctgcctaTATTATTTGTAACATCAGGAATTCTGTGCCTGATCCTTTCTTCAGCTATGTCATTCCTCCCCAGCAGTATTACTCTCTCACCAGCTCTCTTTCTTGCCTCAACTTAGCACCTCTTCCACTCCCCTGGTAGTTTCAGCTCCCAGCTTTTAATGACCATTTTCCAGGATGGGCATCTCCTACCTTTCTCTTTTTCCCCCtagttctctctccctccatctgcAGTTATCTGCCCCCCCCTGCCATTCTTGATCCCTGACACCTAGCAACACCTCCAGTTCTCTATCTGTTCCTAAGATCTCACCTTCCCATCCCTTTATATGAACCCCAAGCCTCATTCGTCCCTTCCTTAGGCACATATAGGGTTGCCAACATTCAGATGAAAAAAAACCTGACACCTGTCCtgctcccatgctccaccccaagTCCTTTTCCACACCTAACTGTTAAACCCTTCACTGCCTTGGTCATCTGTCAACTGCCTGCACTAGGGTTGCCATCCCAGAAGAAAACACTGCCACATGTACATATGTTCTATGAGTATTTCACTAACTTTACATAACAAAGCTCCAGTAACCaaatcctgcaaaaaaaaaaaaaaacgtattatcgaaacgaaagatggccgcccatcttgtttcgataatatgggtttccctgccccttcgcagggacgtcctgcgaggacaccctcaggaaaacttgggcgccccgttcgattatgcccctctaagtttacTTGGATTGTGATGTCACGATAAACTAAAGACAAGGCAAAACTCATTGCCCACATATGAATCAGCATGCATACAGCTTTGAGTAGCATATTTATTCAAGGTGCACATGTTGCGTACGCGTACCCCCTGTCAGACCCGGCCCCTTGCCcgtgccttaaaatcatctctgctccagTATTTGCCCAGACAgtggcagcagcactcataggctgcctgcagcctgcaccggGACTTTCTCTCAGAATCATCCagccccttctgacacaacttcctgttttgagaaGGGCGGGGTAGCTTAGAgaggaagtcctggtgcaggccacAAGCAGCCTATGAGTTCCACTGCCTGGGTAAAGATGGGAACAGAGGTGTTTTTAAGGTACAGGGCGCACCCCCTGTTACAAATTCCTGGCTTCGCCATTGACTGATTCATCTGTTATTAGCACTAACTCCCCCAGTGAGGGAAACCCCAGCACTCGTTCATCAGAGTCAGAAAAGAAAGTTCCTGTGCCTTAGCATGTtgtagggcaggagcaactgttgCCAAGTAAGGTCAAGGTGTGtccaaatgaaaataaaagaaagCCCAAGGTGTAACCTATTGAAGTTTAAGAATTTAGTTCTCCAAGAACCTTTTACAGGGTGGTGACGCCTAATATGGAACTTAGTACCATGTACCTATAATTAAGATTGTTTTGCTTTCAGTGCATCAAATTGCAACAATCCAtgtaaatttcatctgtcatttcagcctcccagtctcatcaggtcctcctgcaattcctCACAATACGTTTTTATTTAACAACTTGGAATAACTTTGAGTCATCTGcacatttgatcacctcactcatgtcTCCCTTtttcaggtcatttataaatatgttaaaaagaaccagttcCCAACACAGAGCCTGTCTAACACTGACTCCTTCATCTGGAATGCAGCGTGTAAATAATCTTGGCTTAGTCGGGAACCATAGCTAGAGAATtgtgtacaattttttttaaatgccatacaccggtaattgggaagcaaagccagtgctgggcagacttctactacaGTCTGATCCTGGCTGAACGGATTTGGATGGGTtgggagtggagcttttcaggggcttcgatgacaacttcaaaggttttagaacacggacagtgccaggcagacttctacggtctatgacctgaaaatggcaaggacaaatcaagcaaTACTCATTCAGGAATCTAGTAAAACAATACTTCCTCAATTTTAAATCCAAGCAGTTATAAAGAAAGTTCATACATTAATAATAGCATCGTTATAGATTTAGTACAAATTTATTCATTTCACAAATTATTTTCAATAGTGATAAAGCACAGCAATCTTATCAAGAATATAAACATAACATTCCTTCCCCACATAtataacattattaaaaaaaacatctcaaGTTCTCAGGAGTCAGTCCGTGGTGAGAATGCTGATGTAAACCAACCAACACGCTACAAATGTTCAAATCAGTCAATTTCTTCCCATCGGTTTGAAACAAACAATCCTTCAAGACTCCTCAGTCCATTGGTTTGCCGTAAAGGTAGGCAATTATAATGTATTCTTATATTCCACGCTTACAATGATCTTCCAGACTGACACAAAATTTGTGTTTCGccccctattttttttttgtttcactaggttgtatactggtgttttagagccaggtgtaattatagtgctgtctttccacgcataagattgtagctcgacctgtccttggaattagtgctgttatggtttggtaaggttatgagtgtgttttggcacaagtttgtgtatagtgttttgcagtggagagattgtgtgttggccttactgaggtggcatcaaaacatcagaaagggtgtagagcctaaatcatgacacactacctcttgaaggatctacatatggtcgttaataaaaggagctcattgtgaacactatccaccctaaaagggtgttttgtggctaatatctaactttaataaaaggtattaattgtgactattttatttttacttattttttttttctgtgtgttatcagacaattatggatgtaagctctggctctggccctacccctaaccccacctcctttagcctccccaaacagttgggccaccgaccgcctatgcaatccaacttaaatgcctgatcttggcAACGCGACGAACTGAAGTACGCTATGGACCCAACACAACTCTACCGCCATATGATTCCTTAATGTGACTGTGTCACATGAACTTTACCTTACCCCTACTCACGatgtatttgttcatatcggAGTCAGCAAAtgcatctccggtactatgtaagccagattgagcctgcaaataggtgggaaaatgtgagatacaaatgtaacaaataaataaattaactttaggtgtctttttttcttttttgtaaatatctttattgaggaGGAAACACTAGAAGAAAGTACACATAAGAATGAAAGCAAACGAAATTGATGCAAGCCCTAAATGGGGAGCGAGAACAATATACAACAGAACCAATACAGCCGAATGTAGAAATATGCTTACCAGCCAAAACAAGTGCAAAATAATTGATATGCATGTTCTCCTGTAGAATACCCTCCAGACCTTTTGTGAGCCCAGAATATATAGACCATATAACCCAT is drawn from Microcaecilia unicolor chromosome 14, aMicUni1.1, whole genome shotgun sequence and contains these coding sequences:
- the LOC115456990 gene encoding N-acetyllactosaminide beta-1,3-N-acetylglucosaminyltransferase 2-like — protein: MAWSEYKELYPDQESIKQAILDTRSKNSSYKSWRESKELYLALRANHSMVRQSITLTDSNFTYQMNLSQYQLEFPYLQSYHCSLVIDQAGICKQSWGKPLLLLAIKSHPKSFQRRAASRQTWAKVWEIDSMLVKSIFLMAMSKNTEHTDLVNEEDMDFHDILLWDFEESHHNLSLKERCFIEWLYHNCQEAEFIFKGDDDEFVNPLSVVRYVSDFVNSSTTVHGHLMVHSEVMREGKYKVSETLYPLKKYPTFLSGGGFIIPGDSIPALYHASIVLPVFPLDDVYFGFLLLAANLTYRHDARFCVSKSSKENCKFLETLVVHGMSPYTLLHIWRGSQPPWNWKTVVIFLLLCLLVATLSSTKLLKQCYNGLLRVLLLLPSYKTHCRF